The Thermanaerovibrio acidaminovorans DSM 6589 genome contains a region encoding:
- the rplL gene encoding 50S ribosomal protein L7/L12, translated as MTREDIIKAIEEMSVLELSQLVKDLEEKFGVSAAAPAMAMPMMAMPGAAAAAPAEEEKTEFDVVLVDAGANKINVIKVVREITGLGLKEAKDLVDNPPKPVKEQASKEEAEELKKKLEEAGAKVELK; from the coding sequence ATGACCCGCGAGGATATAATCAAGGCTATTGAGGAGATGTCCGTCCTTGAGCTGTCCCAGCTCGTGAAGGACCTGGAGGAGAAGTTCGGCGTTTCCGCCGCAGCCCCTGCCATGGCCATGCCCATGATGGCCATGCCCGGCGCCGCTGCCGCTGCCCCCGCTGAGGAGGAGAAGACCGAGTTCGATGTGGTGCTGGTGGACGCCGGCGCCAACAAGATCAACGTCATCAAGGTGGTCCGGGAGATCACCGGCCTGGGCCTGAAGGAGGCCAAGGACCTGGTGGACAACCCCCCCAAGCCGGTGAAGGAGCAGGCCAGCAAGGAGGAGGCGGAGGAGCTGAAGAAGAAGCTCGAGGAGGCGGGCGCCAAGGTGGAGCTGAAGTAA
- the rplK gene encoding 50S ribosomal protein L11, whose translation MAKKVVGEIKLQLPAGKATPAPPVGPALGQRGVNIMEFVKQFNAKTADQAGLIIPVVITVYADRSFSFILKTPPASVLIKKAANLEKGSAAPNKTKVAKITKSQVREIAQMKMVDLNANDVEAAMRMIEGTARSMGVEVVN comes from the coding sequence ATGGCGAAGAAAGTTGTGGGAGAGATCAAGCTGCAGTTGCCGGCTGGCAAGGCCACGCCGGCGCCCCCGGTGGGACCCGCCCTGGGGCAGAGGGGTGTCAACATAATGGAGTTCGTGAAGCAGTTCAACGCCAAGACCGCTGATCAGGCGGGGCTCATAATCCCCGTGGTGATCACCGTCTATGCGGACCGCAGCTTCAGCTTCATCCTGAAGACCCCCCCGGCCAGCGTGCTCATCAAGAAGGCGGCCAACCTTGAGAAGGGCTCCGCGGCGCCCAACAAGACCAAGGTGGCCAAGATCACCAAGAGCCAGGTGCGGGAGATCGCCCAGATGAAGATGGTGGACCTGAACGCCAACGACGTGGAGGCCGCCATGCGGATGATTGAGGGGACCGCCAGGTCCATGGGCGTGGAGGTAGTGAACTAG
- the carB gene encoding carbamoyl-phosphate synthase large subunit — MPLDPGLRKVAVIGSGPIVIGQAAEFDYAGTQACRALREEGVEVLLINTNPATIMTDPDTADSVFFEPLECGAVSSVLERERPQGILGTLGGQAGLNLTLELWDRGVLADLGVRPLGTPPESIRVGEDRRLFREAMLSIGLRVPESLPVEDVPSAVEFVRSVGLPVVIRPAFTLGGTGGGMVRRMDRLEDMVSSALAASPCHQALVEVSVEGWLEIEFEVVRDRRGHKVLVCGMENLDPMGVHTGDSVVVAPIMTLDEGAVGILRDATFAIADAVGVQGACNVQFAVNPGDPSDFYVIEINPRASRSSALASKATGYPIARVAAKVALGYGLDEIPLWDGGPMASEPPAVSHVALKFPRWPFDKFPDADRSIGVRMRSTGEVMGLGDRFEEAFVKALRGLDLGGGALWDGSLSSLGDRELLELVSVPNDRRIFALLEALSRGMGVEELSHRSGIRAPFLEGMRGVVDACLWLAKAPFDRGSMERAKSLGIGDSQVARLWGVPEESVRTFREAAGLWGRLVPVGGVEGFPYTYRRLDRGVPSPIKADSGAVMVVGSGPIRIGQGIEFDCCSVRALRELRRLGIRSVMVNNNPETVSTDHDEADLLCFEPLDMEVLLDLVRLCGVRGVLAQFGGQRGLQLAMGLAREGVPVLGVEPWAVEATEDRRRFYALLDRLGIDHPAGAWAESPEEAMECAMEMGFPLVVRPSFVLGGLGMEVVSSPEELSACLDCHRASGLWDLGPLLLDQFVEGIEAEVDVLCDGRDVFVPGVMEHLEGPGVHSGDSVVVLPHRRISQAEVMEMARISGELGRALKVRGLFNVQFVAGDRGIRVLEVNLRSSRTVPFVSKACGLPLVDLAVRLALGEGLGDLGLSPGLGSGIRRWAVKVPVFSTGKLPGVEVSLGPNMRSTGEVMGLGDGFEEALLKGFRSAGAPMDLPVGILVSLGRWESGVVEALAVLAGLGCPIYGTPGTCGRLVRVGVPCRRVDPLEGIGMVGGEVGWVVNTRSPLEDRGYGFELRRRAAEVGALCVTRVDTLVGLAQALSLGRGGSLRVG, encoded by the coding sequence GTGCCTTTGGATCCCGGACTGAGGAAGGTGGCGGTCATAGGCTCCGGTCCGATAGTGATCGGTCAGGCGGCGGAGTTCGACTACGCGGGCACCCAGGCGTGCCGGGCCCTTAGGGAGGAGGGGGTGGAGGTCCTCTTGATCAACACCAACCCGGCCACCATAATGACCGACCCGGACACGGCTGACTCGGTGTTCTTCGAGCCCCTGGAGTGTGGGGCGGTCTCTTCGGTGCTGGAGAGGGAGAGGCCCCAGGGGATCCTGGGGACTCTGGGGGGGCAGGCGGGGCTAAACCTAACCTTGGAGCTCTGGGACCGGGGGGTGCTGGCGGACCTCGGGGTCCGGCCCCTGGGTACCCCTCCGGAGTCCATAAGGGTGGGGGAGGACCGGCGGCTCTTCAGGGAGGCCATGCTCTCCATAGGGCTCAGGGTGCCCGAGAGCCTCCCGGTGGAGGACGTCCCGTCCGCAGTGGAGTTCGTCCGCTCCGTGGGGTTGCCGGTGGTGATCCGTCCTGCCTTCACCCTGGGGGGAACCGGTGGCGGGATGGTCCGCCGGATGGATCGTCTGGAGGACATGGTGAGCTCCGCCCTGGCGGCCAGCCCTTGCCATCAGGCCCTGGTGGAGGTCAGCGTTGAGGGCTGGCTGGAGATCGAGTTCGAGGTGGTGAGGGACCGCAGGGGCCACAAGGTGCTGGTTTGCGGGATGGAGAACCTGGACCCCATGGGGGTGCACACCGGCGACAGCGTGGTGGTGGCCCCCATAATGACCCTGGACGAGGGGGCCGTGGGGATCCTTCGGGACGCCACCTTCGCCATCGCCGACGCGGTGGGGGTCCAGGGGGCGTGCAACGTCCAGTTCGCGGTGAACCCCGGGGACCCTTCGGACTTCTACGTGATAGAGATCAACCCCCGGGCCAGCCGGTCCAGCGCCCTGGCCTCCAAGGCCACCGGCTACCCCATAGCCCGGGTGGCCGCCAAGGTGGCGTTGGGTTATGGGCTTGACGAGATACCCCTCTGGGACGGGGGGCCCATGGCGTCGGAGCCTCCGGCGGTGTCCCACGTGGCCCTCAAGTTCCCCCGCTGGCCTTTCGACAAGTTTCCCGACGCGGACAGGTCCATAGGGGTGAGGATGAGGTCCACCGGGGAGGTTATGGGGCTTGGGGACCGGTTCGAGGAGGCCTTCGTCAAGGCCCTGCGGGGGCTGGACCTTGGGGGAGGTGCCCTCTGGGACGGGTCCCTGTCGTCCCTGGGGGACCGGGAGCTGTTGGAGCTCGTGTCGGTCCCCAATGATCGGCGGATCTTCGCCCTGTTGGAGGCCCTGTCCAGGGGGATGGGGGTTGAGGAGCTATCCCACCGGTCGGGGATCCGGGCCCCCTTCCTGGAGGGGATGAGGGGCGTGGTGGACGCCTGTCTCTGGCTTGCGAAGGCCCCCTTCGACCGGGGCTCCATGGAGAGGGCCAAGTCATTGGGGATCGGGGACTCCCAGGTGGCGCGGCTGTGGGGGGTGCCGGAGGAGTCGGTCAGGACCTTCCGGGAGGCGGCGGGGCTCTGGGGGAGGCTGGTGCCCGTGGGGGGAGTGGAGGGCTTCCCCTACACCTACCGGCGGTTGGACAGGGGCGTTCCGTCCCCGATCAAGGCGGACTCTGGGGCGGTGATGGTGGTCGGCTCCGGCCCGATCCGGATAGGCCAGGGGATAGAGTTCGACTGTTGCTCCGTCAGGGCCCTCAGGGAGCTGAGGCGTCTTGGGATCCGGTCGGTGATGGTGAACAACAACCCGGAGACGGTGAGCACCGACCACGACGAGGCGGACCTGTTGTGTTTCGAGCCCTTGGACATGGAGGTGCTACTGGACCTGGTCAGGCTCTGCGGCGTCAGGGGTGTGCTGGCCCAGTTCGGAGGGCAGAGGGGGCTCCAGCTGGCCATGGGGTTGGCCCGGGAGGGGGTTCCGGTTCTGGGGGTGGAGCCCTGGGCGGTGGAGGCCACCGAGGACCGGCGCAGGTTCTACGCCCTGCTGGACCGGCTGGGGATAGATCACCCGGCGGGGGCGTGGGCCGAATCGCCGGAGGAGGCTATGGAGTGTGCCATGGAGATGGGGTTCCCGCTGGTGGTGAGGCCCTCCTTCGTGCTGGGGGGTCTTGGGATGGAGGTGGTGAGCTCCCCGGAGGAGTTGAGCGCCTGCCTGGATTGTCACCGGGCGTCCGGCCTTTGGGACCTGGGGCCGTTGCTGCTGGATCAGTTCGTTGAGGGTATAGAGGCGGAGGTGGACGTGCTCTGCGACGGGAGGGATGTCTTCGTCCCCGGTGTGATGGAGCACCTGGAGGGGCCCGGGGTCCACTCGGGGGACAGCGTGGTGGTGCTTCCCCACCGGAGGATATCCCAGGCGGAGGTGATGGAGATGGCCCGGATCTCCGGGGAGCTGGGGCGGGCGCTGAAGGTCCGGGGGCTTTTCAACGTGCAGTTTGTGGCCGGGGACCGGGGGATCCGGGTGTTGGAGGTGAACCTGAGGTCCAGCAGGACCGTGCCCTTCGTCAGCAAGGCCTGTGGACTTCCGCTGGTGGACCTGGCGGTGAGGCTGGCCCTTGGTGAGGGGCTAGGGGACCTGGGGCTGTCCCCCGGGTTGGGGTCCGGGATCCGTCGGTGGGCGGTGAAGGTGCCGGTCTTCTCCACCGGGAAGCTTCCGGGGGTCGAGGTGTCCCTGGGCCCCAACATGAGGTCCACCGGGGAGGTGATGGGGCTTGGGGATGGCTTCGAGGAGGCGCTCTTGAAGGGCTTCCGGTCCGCCGGAGCCCCCATGGACCTTCCGGTGGGGATCCTGGTCTCCCTTGGGAGGTGGGAGAGCGGGGTTGTGGAGGCCCTGGCGGTCCTGGCGGGCCTTGGGTGCCCCATATACGGGACCCCCGGCACCTGTGGCCGGTTGGTTAGGGTGGGGGTGCCCTGCCGGCGGGTGGATCCCCTGGAGGGGATCGGGATGGTTGGTGGTGAGGTGGGGTGGGTGGTGAACACCAGGAGCCCCCTGGAGGACCGGGGCTACGGTTTCGAGCTGCGGCGCCGGGCGGCGGAGGTGGGGGCATTGTGCGTGACCCGGGTGGACACCCTTGTGGGGTTGGCTCAGGCCCTCTCTTTGGGCAGGGGGGGATCGCTCAGGGTTGGGTGA
- a CDS encoding gamma-glutamylcyclotransferase family protein encodes MNRRESPMNPNEPPKENTTGLLRLFVYGTLKQGYWNHERFCRGVLSVEEAVVRGRLYELPSGIPVLEVPEADVLAYGTADPLADVATQARLAAEFAARAAQHPDPGENGAPGGRWGPVYGELLTFDDPETRLPAIDHLEGFLPGGPSLYRRVLVPASTRGQRVLVWLYVEGASRRPPGRRLADGVWRA; translated from the coding sequence ATGAACCGAAGAGAATCACCCATGAACCCCAATGAACCCCCGAAGGAGAACACAACCGGGCTCCTGAGACTCTTCGTCTACGGGACCCTCAAGCAAGGCTACTGGAACCACGAGCGGTTCTGCCGGGGCGTCCTCTCCGTGGAGGAGGCGGTCGTCCGGGGCCGCCTGTACGAGCTGCCCTCCGGCATCCCGGTCCTGGAGGTGCCCGAGGCGGACGTCCTGGCCTACGGCACCGCCGACCCGCTCGCCGACGTGGCCACACAGGCGCGCCTCGCTGCGGAGTTCGCCGCACGCGCCGCACAACACCCCGACCCCGGGGAGAACGGCGCCCCGGGCGGCCGCTGGGGCCCCGTGTACGGCGAGCTCCTGACCTTCGACGATCCCGAGACCCGCCTCCCGGCCATCGACCACCTCGAGGGCTTCCTGCCCGGCGGACCCAGCCTCTACAGGCGTGTGCTGGTGCCGGCAAGTACACGAGGACAACGCGTCCTGGTCTGGCTTTACGTGGAGGGCGCCAGCAGGCGCCCTCCTGGCCGTCGGCTGGCGGATGGTGTCTGGCGAGCCTAG
- the rplJ gene encoding 50S ribosomal protein L10 gives MPTKAKEQSVEQLVEMLGRSDGVFICEYRGLTVKKMTDIRSRVRKAGGEMKVAKNTLMRLALQRVGMPTVDPYEQGPNVYVFAYGDVAAVAKALRDYSKEKGNEALIIKGGVMGKDLLNKDQVMAIADLPSKEVLIAQVVGTIAAPLRGLVTVLSGPARGLVTCLSQIKDKKENAA, from the coding sequence ATGCCGACGAAGGCTAAGGAGCAGAGCGTTGAGCAGCTGGTGGAGATGCTGGGCAGGAGCGATGGGGTCTTCATCTGCGAGTACCGGGGTCTCACGGTCAAGAAGATGACCGACATCCGCTCCAGGGTGCGCAAGGCCGGCGGCGAGATGAAGGTGGCCAAGAACACCCTAATGAGGCTGGCCCTCCAGAGGGTTGGGATGCCCACGGTTGATCCCTACGAGCAGGGCCCCAACGTCTACGTCTTCGCCTACGGGGACGTGGCGGCGGTGGCCAAGGCCCTGAGGGACTACTCCAAGGAGAAGGGCAACGAGGCCCTGATCATCAAGGGGGGCGTGATGGGCAAGGACCTGCTCAACAAGGACCAGGTCATGGCCATTGCGGACCTGCCCTCCAAGGAGGTCCTCATCGCCCAGGTGGTGGGCACCATCGCGGCTCCCCTCCGGGGACTCGTCACGGTGCTTTCCGGTCCCGCCAGGGGGCTTGTCACCTGCCTGTCCCAGATCAAGGACAAGAAGGAGAACGCCGCGTAG
- the metX gene encoding homoserine O-acetyltransferase MetX — translation MGEAYGEVRLGDLELESGQVLPSVRLAYSITGRPRPDGSNVVVVCHALTGSHHVHGPKVEGLPDAWWDGVVGPGMAIDTDRYCVICFNNLCSPYGSTSPMSQGPHGGPYGMRFPLVSCRDVARSQVLGLRALGVERGLCVVGGSMGGMVALEMALSYPRCFERCVVIAAPLRLYPQAIGYNEVQRQAIMGDPDWRGGDYYPGPGPVRGLANARMLAMITYRSEKSFASRWMRDMSLGSPHSWDGRFQVESYLHHHGQELVKRFDANCYLYLTRAMDLHDALLGRGGPNEAFGPLSGRHLLAVGISSDMLFPNWQVEEIHRCAREAGINSWYEEIDSPNGHDAFLIDLDQVDEILRTFWRVSGMG, via the coding sequence ATGGGGGAGGCCTACGGGGAGGTCCGGCTGGGGGATCTGGAACTGGAGTCCGGCCAGGTGCTTCCGTCGGTTCGGTTGGCCTACTCCATCACTGGGCGCCCCCGGCCGGACGGGTCCAACGTGGTGGTGGTCTGTCACGCCCTCACCGGAAGCCACCACGTGCACGGTCCCAAGGTGGAGGGGCTTCCCGACGCCTGGTGGGACGGGGTTGTGGGGCCCGGGATGGCCATAGACACGGACCGCTACTGCGTGATCTGTTTCAACAACCTCTGTAGCCCCTACGGGAGCACCTCCCCCATGTCCCAGGGGCCTCATGGGGGCCCCTACGGCATGAGGTTTCCCTTGGTGTCCTGCCGGGACGTGGCCCGGAGCCAGGTGCTGGGGCTCAGGGCCCTGGGGGTGGAGAGGGGGCTCTGCGTGGTGGGTGGGTCCATGGGGGGGATGGTGGCCCTGGAGATGGCCCTGTCCTACCCCAGGTGTTTCGAGCGGTGCGTGGTGATCGCCGCCCCCTTGAGGCTCTATCCCCAGGCCATAGGGTACAACGAGGTCCAGCGGCAGGCCATAATGGGGGACCCGGACTGGCGGGGGGGCGACTACTACCCGGGCCCCGGGCCGGTGAGGGGGCTGGCCAACGCCCGGATGCTGGCCATGATCACCTATCGGAGCGAGAAGTCCTTCGCCAGCCGCTGGATGAGGGACATGTCGCTGGGGAGCCCCCACAGCTGGGACGGTCGATTCCAGGTGGAGAGCTACCTCCACCACCACGGGCAGGAGCTGGTGAAGCGCTTCGACGCCAACTGCTACCTGTATCTCACCAGGGCCATGGACCTTCACGACGCCCTTTTGGGCCGCGGGGGCCCCAACGAGGCCTTCGGTCCCCTGTCGGGCCGGCACCTCCTGGCGGTGGGCATATCCAGCGACATGCTCTTCCCCAACTGGCAGGTGGAGGAGATCCACCGGTGTGCCCGGGAGGCGGGGATCAACTCCTGGTACGAGGAGATAGACAGCCCCAACGGTCACGATGCGTTCCTTATCGACCTGGACCAGGTGGACGAGATCCTGCGGACCTTTTGGCGGGTCTCCGGGATGGGCTAG
- a CDS encoding amidohydrolase family protein codes for MFPDGQGFQVDDPRQTFRIAGLCHELGILLMLHCAEPVGHLYAGKGTVGPKEAAAFCENHPEVKVVFAHFGGGLWLYEAMEEMRLNLSNAYYDTAAMPFLYDSSLLASVMASGAGKKILFGTDFPILGLPRYRPLLESAGISGSDAEALLGGNGWRLLESLGRPLTPWGGLNRI; via the coding sequence CTGTTCCCCGACGGCCAGGGGTTCCAGGTGGACGACCCGCGCCAGACCTTCCGGATCGCGGGGCTCTGCCACGAGCTGGGGATCCTGCTCATGCTGCACTGCGCGGAGCCTGTAGGTCACCTTTACGCGGGAAAGGGGACCGTGGGACCCAAGGAGGCCGCCGCCTTCTGCGAGAACCACCCGGAGGTGAAGGTGGTGTTTGCCCACTTCGGAGGGGGGCTCTGGCTCTACGAGGCCATGGAGGAGATGAGGCTCAACCTTTCTAACGCCTACTACGACACCGCCGCCATGCCATTTCTCTACGATTCCTCCCTTCTGGCCTCTGTCATGGCCTCCGGGGCGGGTAAAAAGATCCTCTTCGGCACCGACTTCCCCATCCTGGGGCTCCCCCGGTACCGTCCCCTCCTGGAATCGGCGGGGATTTCCGGGTCGGACGCGGAGGCCCTCCTGGGGGGGAACGGCTGGCGTCTACTGGAATCTTTGGGGCGGCCCTTGACACCCTGGGGAGGGCTCAATAGAATCTAG
- a CDS encoding recombinase family protein: MSRNNNHGRGEALESASRTNGTIRCAIYTRKSTDEGLEQEFNSLDAQRESAEAYIASQRHEGWVCIPDRFDDGGFTGGNMERPALKRLFAGIESGGIDCVVVYKVDRLSRSLLDFARMMELFDKHSVSFVSVTQQFNTTSSMGRLTLNILLSFAQFEREIISERTRDKMSAARHKGKWVGGMPVLGYDVDPKGGRLIVNEDEAVQVRGMYQLYLEHKALIPVVQEIERRGWKNKQWTTKKGQERGGKPFTKNSLFRLLTNVIYTGKVDYKGTIYNGEHDGIVDVDLWQRVQDALRRNGSTGGKEVRNKYGALLKGLLYCAPCGTGMVCIRIRPRTTANAIATTSA; encoded by the coding sequence ATGAGCAGAAACAATAACCACGGCCGGGGAGAAGCCCTGGAGTCGGCATCAAGAACCAACGGGACGATCCGCTGCGCCATCTACACCCGCAAGTCCACAGACGAGGGGCTGGAGCAGGAGTTCAATAGCCTCGACGCCCAGCGGGAATCCGCGGAAGCCTATATCGCGAGCCAAAGACACGAGGGATGGGTGTGCATTCCGGATCGGTTCGACGACGGCGGCTTCACCGGCGGCAACATGGAGCGGCCCGCCCTCAAGCGGCTCTTCGCCGGCATCGAGTCGGGCGGCATCGACTGCGTGGTGGTATACAAGGTGGACCGTCTGAGCCGGTCCCTTCTGGACTTCGCCCGCATGATGGAGCTCTTCGACAAGCACTCCGTGAGCTTCGTCTCGGTCACCCAGCAGTTCAACACGACCAGTTCCATGGGGCGTCTCACGTTGAACATCCTTTTATCTTTTGCCCAGTTCGAGCGGGAGATCATCTCGGAGCGCACCCGCGACAAGATGTCCGCCGCCCGGCACAAGGGCAAGTGGGTCGGCGGGATGCCGGTTCTCGGGTATGACGTCGACCCGAAAGGCGGCAGGTTGATCGTCAACGAGGACGAAGCCGTACAGGTCCGGGGGATGTACCAGCTCTACCTGGAGCACAAAGCCTTGATCCCTGTCGTTCAGGAAATCGAACGACGCGGCTGGAAAAATAAGCAGTGGACGACCAAGAAGGGTCAGGAGCGCGGCGGAAAGCCTTTCACCAAGAACAGTCTCTTTCGGCTTCTGACCAACGTGATTTACACCGGCAAGGTCGATTACAAGGGAACCATATACAACGGCGAACACGACGGAATTGTCGACGTCGATCTTTGGCAGCGGGTGCAGGATGCGTTACGGCGAAACGGCAGCACCGGAGGAAAAGAGGTGCGCAACAAATACGGAGCGCTGTTGAAGGGACTGCTCTACTGCGCTCCCTGCGGCACGGGGATGGTGTGCATACGTATACGGCCAAGGACAACGGCAAACGCTATCGCTACTACGTCTGCCTGA
- a CDS encoding O-acetylhomoserine aminocarboxypropyltransferase/cysteine synthase family protein: protein MSQERKRGIHTRALHDGWRSDPATGAFGLPIYATAAYEFRDADHACRLFRLEEEGHIYSRISNPTVKAYEDCVASLEGGVGAVAFSSGQGAFTHLIGALCSAGDHLVVSRKSYGGTLTLIRNTFARFGVESTLVDPNRIDQVREAVRPNTKAIIVETVGNPLLDVAPLEDLARVAEEVDAALVVDNTFATPVSCRPIEWGAHLVVHSCTKFISGFGNVVGGIVVDGGNKDWSGPKWGLVNRPDPGYNGLVFTDAFGPGAMGAKLRATLLRDLGGCPSPFDAYLLKLSCGTLPLRFARHSENGLGVARFLKGHRKVKWVRYPGIADDPSHPLAQRYLGGLYGGMVAFCLDGGVEEGRRFLEGLRLFGHMANLGDSRSLAIHPASTTHSQLSREDRLAGGIDDGLIRLSVGLEDLEDLLEDLERALGEV from the coding sequence TTGAGTCAGGAACGAAAGAGGGGTATTCACACCCGGGCGTTGCATGACGGATGGAGGAGCGATCCCGCCACTGGGGCCTTCGGGCTTCCCATATACGCCACCGCCGCCTACGAGTTCAGGGACGCGGACCACGCTTGCCGGCTCTTCCGGCTGGAGGAGGAGGGGCACATATACTCCCGCATATCGAACCCCACGGTGAAGGCCTACGAGGACTGCGTGGCGTCCCTGGAGGGGGGAGTGGGGGCCGTGGCCTTCTCCTCCGGGCAGGGGGCCTTCACCCACCTGATAGGGGCCCTGTGCTCCGCCGGGGACCACCTGGTGGTCTCCCGGAAGTCTTACGGGGGGACCCTTACCCTGATCCGCAACACCTTCGCCCGGTTTGGGGTGGAGAGCACCCTGGTGGACCCCAACCGGATCGACCAGGTTCGGGAGGCGGTGCGCCCCAACACCAAGGCAATAATCGTGGAGACCGTGGGGAACCCGCTACTGGACGTGGCCCCCCTGGAGGACCTGGCCCGGGTGGCGGAGGAGGTGGACGCGGCGCTGGTGGTGGACAACACCTTCGCCACCCCGGTCTCCTGCAGGCCCATCGAGTGGGGGGCCCATCTGGTGGTCCACTCGTGCACCAAGTTCATATCCGGCTTCGGCAACGTGGTGGGGGGTATTGTGGTAGATGGGGGCAACAAGGACTGGAGCGGTCCCAAGTGGGGGCTGGTGAACCGGCCGGATCCGGGATACAACGGCCTGGTATTTACCGACGCCTTTGGTCCCGGCGCCATGGGGGCCAAGCTGAGGGCCACTCTGTTGCGGGATCTGGGGGGCTGCCCCTCCCCCTTTGATGCTTACCTCCTCAAGCTCAGCTGCGGGACCCTGCCGCTCCGGTTCGCCCGGCACTCGGAGAACGGGCTGGGGGTCGCCAGGTTCCTTAAGGGGCACCGGAAGGTCAAGTGGGTCCGGTACCCGGGCATTGCGGATGACCCGTCCCACCCGCTGGCCCAGCGGTACCTTGGGGGGCTCTACGGCGGCATGGTGGCCTTCTGCCTGGACGGGGGCGTGGAGGAGGGGAGGCGCTTCCTGGAGGGGCTCAGGCTCTTCGGCCACATGGCGAACCTGGGGGACTCCAGGAGCCTGGCCATACATCCCGCCAGCACCACCCACTCCCAGCTTTCCCGGGAGGACCGGTTGGCGGGGGGCATCGACGACGGCCTGATAAGGCTGAGCGTGGGGTTGGAGGACCTGGAGGACCTCCTGGAGGACCTGGAGAGGGCCCTGGGGGAGGTGTGA
- a CDS encoding DUF2924 domain-containing protein has translation MEATTYQEVQGLSRMTVGELRDKYLEVFGEETRSYHKEFLRKRIAWRIQAMAEGDLSERARRRAEEMANDADLRTRSPRDPVASGSAEVKARTATSRISPSHDPRLPLPGTLLAREFQGRDIVVKVLDNGFEFDGRRYKSLSAIAKEVTGSKWNGFLFFGIADAATKGGSRKPERRNE, from the coding sequence ATGGAAGCAACAACGTATCAAGAGGTCCAGGGGCTCTCCCGGATGACCGTCGGAGAACTCCGGGACAAGTACCTCGAGGTCTTCGGAGAAGAGACCCGCTCCTACCATAAGGAGTTTCTTCGCAAACGAATCGCCTGGCGTATCCAGGCCATGGCAGAGGGTGACCTTTCGGAGCGGGCCCGGCGCAGGGCTGAGGAAATGGCCAATGACGCCGACCTGAGAACGCGGTCTCCGCGTGATCCGGTCGCCTCGGGTTCCGCCGAGGTCAAGGCGAGAACGGCGACCAGCCGCATATCCCCGTCGCACGACCCGAGGCTGCCGCTGCCCGGGACTCTGCTCGCCCGCGAGTTCCAAGGTCGCGACATTGTGGTCAAGGTACTCGACAACGGCTTCGAGTTCGACGGCCGACGGTACAAGTCCCTCTCAGCCATCGCCAAGGAGGTCACCGGGAGCAAATGGAACGGGTTCCTCTTCTTCGGTATCGCCGATGCCGCGACCAAGGGCGGGAGCCGCAAACCCGAGAGGAGGAACGAATGA
- the rplA gene encoding 50S ribosomal protein L1: MAKKSKRYRAIAEKVVADRLYSLDEAVKLVKEVATAKFDESVELHVRLGVDPRHADQQVRSTVVLPHGTGKTKRVLVIAGGEKVKEAEEAGADFVGGEDMVQRIEGGWLDFDAVIATPDMMRAVGRLGKVLGPRGLMPSAKTNTVTFDVADAVREIKAGRVEFRVDKTGITHNAIGKASFDESKLKENAATLLKAIQKARPAAVKGQYVKSITMTTTMGVGIPMDPVEVMKDLAD, from the coding sequence ATGGCCAAGAAGAGCAAGCGTTACAGGGCGATAGCGGAGAAGGTGGTTGCGGATCGGCTTTACAGCCTGGATGAGGCGGTGAAGCTGGTGAAGGAAGTGGCCACCGCGAAGTTTGACGAGAGCGTGGAGCTCCATGTCCGGCTGGGCGTAGATCCCCGCCATGCGGACCAGCAGGTGCGCAGCACCGTGGTGCTTCCCCACGGCACCGGCAAGACCAAGAGGGTCCTGGTGATCGCCGGTGGCGAGAAGGTGAAGGAGGCCGAGGAGGCCGGCGCGGACTTCGTCGGCGGCGAGGACATGGTGCAGAGGATAGAGGGCGGCTGGCTCGACTTCGATGCGGTCATAGCCACCCCGGACATGATGAGGGCGGTGGGGCGCCTGGGTAAGGTCCTCGGCCCCCGGGGGCTCATGCCCAGCGCCAAGACCAACACGGTCACCTTCGACGTGGCGGACGCGGTGAGGGAGATCAAGGCGGGCCGGGTGGAGTTCCGGGTGGACAAGACGGGGATCACCCACAACGCCATAGGCAAGGCCTCCTTCGACGAGTCCAAGCTGAAGGAGAACGCCGCCACCCTGCTCAAGGCCATCCAGAAGGCCCGGCCGGCGGCGGTGAAGGGGCAGTACGTGAAGAGCATCACCATGACCACCACCATGGGGGTCGGCATCCCGATGGATCCGGTGGAGGTCATGAAGGATCTGGCGGACTAG